In Rubripirellula amarantea, a single genomic region encodes these proteins:
- a CDS encoding transglutaminase-like domain-containing protein, translating into MTKIEIGSKLVYQVNAPTVFLLKIAAATTSRQSISDESLRVEPDVDVEQCQIGMEGNRLHRIIVEPCELTIAYEAIAKLTPEVDRPRDVGESKAAQMPPEVLTYMNPSRYCESDMLARFAFEEFGELRPGFDRVQAICDWVYEHLDYTPGSTVVTTTASDVLLQRTGVCRDYAHLAISLCRGIGIPSRYVSGYAVDLQPPDYHGFMEAFLDGQWYLFDPTRLASTLGLVRIGVGRDAADVAFSTLTGSATLSDKKVWAKLSDGGQASQKNPAVSTA; encoded by the coding sequence ATGACCAAGATAGAGATCGGCAGTAAGCTCGTTTATCAAGTGAACGCGCCAACGGTGTTCTTACTAAAGATTGCTGCGGCAACAACGTCACGGCAGTCCATCAGCGATGAAAGCCTTCGCGTCGAGCCGGATGTCGATGTCGAGCAGTGCCAGATTGGGATGGAAGGAAATCGGCTTCATCGAATCATTGTCGAGCCATGTGAGCTAACCATCGCCTATGAAGCGATTGCTAAGTTAACCCCCGAGGTGGACCGTCCTCGAGACGTTGGCGAGTCGAAAGCGGCTCAGATGCCGCCCGAAGTGTTGACGTACATGAATCCGAGTCGCTACTGCGAAAGCGACATGCTGGCCCGATTTGCATTCGAAGAGTTTGGCGAACTCAGACCTGGTTTCGACCGTGTTCAGGCTATCTGTGACTGGGTGTACGAGCATCTCGACTACACTCCGGGGAGCACCGTCGTTACGACCACCGCGTCGGACGTGTTGCTGCAGCGGACGGGCGTTTGCCGCGACTATGCTCACCTTGCGATAAGCCTATGTCGAGGCATTGGAATCCCCTCGCGATATGTTTCGGGGTACGCCGTTGACTTACAACCACCCGACTATCACGGATTCATGGAGGCGTTCTTGGATGGTCAGTGGTACTTGTTCGATCCAACACGATTAGCGTCCACGCTTGGTTTGGTGCGCATTGGCGTCGGTCGAGATGCGGCTGATGTCGCGTTCTCAACGCTCACGGGGAGTGCAACTTTGTCCGACAAGAAGGTTTGGGCGAAGCTATCCGACGGTGGGCAGGCATCGCAGAAAAATCCAGCAGTTTCGACGGCATGA
- a CDS encoding Ntn hydrolase family protein translates to MTFCVGIKVNEGIVALADTRIVRGSEQVNKKKLAEFQHAGQALFTMTSGLRSVRDKTLTYVDETLRGEDVVRDRLYQFANLFGDQLRRVKEEDGPSLAATNHTFNMHAIIGGRLTADESPQLFYVYPEGNWVEVAVDSPYFVIGRTYYGKPILDRLLTSQTPLLEAIALALLAFDATCTSVTDVDYPIDLAVLGNNDMSPRFQRFSEADLAGTISHWTRALADSVHALPMDWALPLLNNNSTY, encoded by the coding sequence ATGACGTTCTGTGTCGGGATTAAGGTCAACGAAGGAATTGTGGCGCTTGCCGACACACGCATTGTGCGTGGCAGCGAACAGGTGAACAAAAAGAAGCTGGCAGAATTTCAACACGCCGGTCAAGCGTTGTTCACGATGACAAGTGGCTTGCGATCGGTTCGCGACAAAACTCTGACCTATGTTGATGAGACCCTCCGTGGCGAGGATGTCGTTCGCGATCGTCTTTACCAATTCGCTAACCTTTTCGGCGACCAATTGCGACGTGTGAAGGAAGAGGACGGGCCCTCGCTCGCTGCGACGAACCATACCTTCAACATGCACGCAATCATTGGTGGAAGACTAACGGCGGATGAAAGTCCTCAACTGTTCTACGTCTATCCCGAGGGCAACTGGGTCGAGGTCGCAGTGGATTCGCCCTACTTTGTCATTGGCCGTACGTATTACGGCAAACCCATCCTCGACCGTTTGCTTACCAGCCAGACACCACTCTTGGAAGCCATCGCTTTGGCTCTCTTAGCCTTTGACGCCACGTGTACCAGTGTGACCGATGTGGACTATCCGATTGATTTGGCGGTGCTTGGGAACAACGACATGTCTCCGCGTTTTCAACGATTCTCGGAAGCCGATCTAGCCGGAACCATATCCCATTGGACAAGAGCACTTGCGGATTCGGTGCATGCATTGCCAATGGATTGGGCACTACCGCTTCTAAATAACAACAGCACTTACTAA